One Malus sylvestris chromosome 14, drMalSylv7.2, whole genome shotgun sequence DNA segment encodes these proteins:
- the LOC126600425 gene encoding uncharacterized protein LOC126600425 produces the protein MGISKTAQRSVTIPLLPVSHSPSSSNPYISQPITSRWASKLVLVHRVLLFALGIVTLICVVMATSLVPQPPKIRLNSLFMSKLNISRGRLGANFDVTFTIENPNLVSWVRFNRLDGSISYKDNVILTYSLEPFVLGLKQQRTMRVKISTTGLEDDDQPVVEEWVLDEVKRQREDGAVELSMEMFAWATYKTGWWGTQFVIMNPQCLDLRVGFLPKVGFGSWISGGPMMCSVPVLID, from the coding sequence ATGGGGATTAGTAAAACAGCGCAGCGCTCAGTCACCATTCCGCTGCTGCCAGTTTCACACAGCCCTTCGAGTTCAAACCCCTACATATCGCAGCCTATTACATCGAGATGGGCATCAAAATTGGTACTTGTTCACCGTGTTTTGTTATTCGCATTAGGGATAGTCACCTTGATATGCGTCGTCATGGCCACATCCCTCGTTCCACAACCCCCAAAAATCAGACTCAACTCGCTCTTCATGTCCAAACTTAACATCTCAAGAGGAAGGCTAGGTGCCAACTTTGACGTAACCTTCACAATAGAGAACCCTAATCTGGTTTCATGGGTGCGCTTTAATCGCTTAGATGGTTCAATTTCGTACAAAGATAACGTCATCCTGACATACTCGTTGGAGCCATTTGTGTTGGGATTGAAGCAGCAAAGAACGATGCGCGTAAAGATATCGACAACGGGGTTAGAAGATGATGATCAACCAGTTGTGGAGGAATGGGTGTTGGACGAGGTCAAAAGGCAACGTGAAGATGGGGCTGTGGAATTAAGCATGGAAATGTTTGCTTGGGCTACGTACAAGACTGGTTGGTGGGGAACACAATTTGTTATAATGAACCCTCAATGTTTGGATTTGAGGGTTGGTTTCTTGCCTAAAGTAGGGTTCGGAAGCTGGATTAGTGGAGGGCCTATGATGTGCTCGGTTCCCGTGCTAATTGACTAA
- the LOC126600902 gene encoding exocyst complex component EXO70A1-like produces MGVSQAMEALGARASSIRDALHKSQTITDNMVSILGSFDHRLSALETAMRPTQIRTHSIRRAHENIDKTLKAVEVILGQFDLTRKAEAKILRGPHEDLESYLEAIDQLRSIIHFFSSHKNVKSSDGVLHHANNLLSKAISKLEDEFRQLLTNYSKPVEPDRLFDCLPDSLRPDPAGQKNEASGKGSDHPNKSLKPVIYTPLTLIPPRVLPLLHDLAQQMVLAGHQQQLFRTYRDTRGSVLEQSLRKLGVERLTKDDVQKMQWEVLEAKIGNWIHYMRIAVKLLFTGEKKICDQIFEGAESLKDPCFAEVTANSVAVLLSFGEAIARSKRSPEKLFVLLDMYEIMRELQSEIEFLFGSKACMEMRESALSLTKRLAQTAQETFGDFEEAVEKDATKTAVLDGTVHPLTSYVINYVKFLFDYQSTLKQLFQEFDGEPESQLTNVTTRIMQALQNNLDGKSKQYKDPALTQLFLMNNIHYIVRSVRRSEAKDLLGDDWVQIHRRIVQQHANQYKRVSWAKILQCLTVQGSGNPSGGDSSSLSRAMVKDRFKTFNVQFEELHQRQSQWTVPDSELRESLRLAVAEVLLPAYRSFIKRFGPMIENGKNPGKYIKLRPETIESMLNEFFESKTWGEQKR; encoded by the exons ATGGGGGTTTCGCAGGCAATGGAGGCCCTGGGAGCGAGAGCTTCGTCTATCAGAGACGCGCTGCACAAGAGCCAGACCATCACCGACAACATGGTCTCCATTCTCGGCTCCTTCGACCACCGCCTCTCCGCCCTCGAAACCGCCATGCGTCCCACTCAG ATTAGGACACATTCGATTCGGAGGGCGCATGAGAACATTGATAAGACATTGAAGGCTGTAGAGGTTATATTGGGGCAATTCGACCTCACACGAAAG GCAGAGGCTAAAATACTGAGAGGGCCACATGAGGATTTGGAAAGCTATTTGGAAGCAATTGATCAGCTGAGAAGCATCATTCACTTCTTCAGTAGCCACAAAAATGTTAAGAGCAGTGATGGGGTGCTTCACCATGCCAATAACTTGCTTTCGAAAGCCATCTCGAAGCTCGAAGATGAGTTTAGACAGCTGCTCACAAATTACAG CAAGCCTGTGGAGCCTGATCGTCTATTTGATTGTCTCCCCGACTCTCTACGGCCAGATCCAGCTGGACAGAAAAATGAAGCTAGTGGAAAGGGTTCTGACCACCCAAACAAAAGCTTAAAACCTGTCATTTACACACCACTAACCCTTATTCCCCCAAGGGTTCTGCCATTACTGCATGATTTAGCCCAACAAATGGTTCTAGCTGGCCATCAACAACAGCTATTTAGGACCTACAG GGACACTCGTGGTTCTGTTTTGGAGCAGAGCTTGAGGAAACTAGGCGTGGAGAGACTTACTAAAGATGATGTTCAGAAAATGCAGTGGGAGGTTTTAGAGGCTAAGATTGGGAATTGGATACATTATATGCGGATAGCT GTGAAACTTCTGTTTACTGGTGAAAAGAAAATCTGCGATCAAATATTTGAAGGTGCTGAGTCACTTAAGGATCCATGTTTTGCTGAAGTTACTGCAAACAGTGTGGCTGTGCTCCTCAGTTTTGGGGAGGCTATTGCCAGAAGCAAGAGGTCACCTGAAAAGTTATTTGTTCTTTTAGATATGTATGAGATAATGAGAGAACTTCAGTCAGAG ATTGAATTCCTTTTTGGAAGTAAAGCTTGCATGGAAATGCGGGAATCTGCATTAAGTTTGACAAAGCGTCTAGCTCAAACAGCGCAGGAAACTtttggtgattttgaagaagctgTTGAAAAGGATGCCACCAAAACTGCTGTTCTTGATGGAACCGTCCATCCTTTGACAAGCTATGTGATAAACTATGTAAAGTTTCTCTTCGA TTATCAATCCACTCTGAAGCAACTTTTTCAAGAGTTTGATGGTGAGCCGGAATCTCAGTTAACAAATGTTACTACAAGGATTATGCAGGCTCTTCAGAACAAcctggatggaaaatctaagcAGTATAAAGATCCTGCACTCACTCAATTATTTCTTATGAACAACATTCACTATATAGTGAGATCTGTGCGGAG GTCAGAAGCAAAGGATTTGTTGGGGGATGACTGGGTGCAGATACACCGAAGGATCGTACAGCAGCATGCAAATCAGTATAAGAGGGTTTCTTGGGCAAAG ATTCTGCAGTGTCTTACCGTTCAGGGCAGCGGAAATCCATCAGGTGGTGATAGCAGTTCACTTTCAAGAGCAATGGTGAAAGATCGATTCAAGACTTTCAACGTGCAATTTGAGGAGCTTCATCAAAGGCAATCTCAGTGGACAGTTCCTGACAGCGAATTGCGAGAGTCTTTAAGGCTAGCTGTTGCTGAAGTCCTCTTGCCTGCTTACAGATCATTCATCAAACGTTTCGG GCCTATGATCGAGAACGGAAAAAACCCGGGGAAGTATATAAAGCTTCGCCCTGAGACCATTGAGTCGATGCTGAATGAATTTTTCGAGAGCAAGACGTGGGGAGAACAGAAGCGATAG